In Amaranthus tricolor cultivar Red isolate AtriRed21 chromosome 3, ASM2621246v1, whole genome shotgun sequence, a single window of DNA contains:
- the LOC130808798 gene encoding protein ACCELERATED CELL DEATH 6-like, whose product MYEYDPGENYSIPIDGKLYKLLVNGSIDVALKYNNVSKYKCNTLKNSVLHIAAGAGQDELIKHILPSCEEVISWKNNEDDLALHSAAKAGHCKVLKAFTAHNGFSKALLGSKNKDGNTVLHIALQKNRENMAQFLFEEYPEACYQLNYKMVSPLYLAIKFGYETLVKNMLSYTKDKRDAMAALSNGKSLVHAAIDTGNTVILHELLSNHKDLIKYSLDEEGRTPLPYAALTGNLEVVEYLMQDKEFEDCAYEIDKEGSLPIHKAASGGNIEVINILGKAKQLLNNKDQNVLHLAAASGRSQAVSHVLKNWNDLDLEIFINQKDVDGNTPLHLASQHFHPRVVYLLTRDKRCKCKLKNKDGLTALDLAEIHCGSLPTFEARLTWMTLRYVNAPRSTQSTRIKFVKREGMEVLKINKENDKYELETYKGRVDTLLLVATLVATVTFAAGFTLPGGYEQSDPNKGMVVLTQNWAFKVFVFTNTFAMYSSILVVVSLIWAQLGDLKLVLISMRFAMPLLIISLAMMSLAFMMGLFAVLKTITWLSYVVFGMGSLFVLIVLGLSIPLYNPSYIKNPVKRFFFSKILLLLLLVCEKKTVEHT is encoded by the exons ATGTATGAATATGATCCAGGCGAAAATTATTCCATCCCAATTGATGGAAAGCTGTACAAACTGTTGGTGAATGGAAGTATAGATGTAGCTTTAAAGTATAATAATGTCAGCAAGTACAAGTGTAACACACTAAAAAACTCGGTGCTTCATATTGCAGCAGGTGCGGGGCAAGACGAGCTAATTAAACATATTCTTCCCAGCTGTGAAGAGGTGATCAGTTGGAAGAACAATGAGGACGATCTTGCTCTCCATTCTGCTGCGAAAGCCGGCCATTGTAAAGTACTTAAAGCTTTTACAGCACACAATGGTTTTAGCAAGGCACTGTTGGGGTCAAAAAATAAAGATGGAAACACAGTGCTGCATATTGCGTTACAAAAGAACAGAGAAAATATGGCACAATTTTTGTTTGAAGAGTATCCGGAAGCGTGTTATCAGTTGAATTATAAGATGGTTTCTCCCTTGTATTTGGCTATCAAGTTTGGTTATGAAACACTAGTCAAGAATATGCTTTCTTACACCAAGGACAAGCGGGATGCAATGGCTGCTCTTTCCAATGGAAAATCTCTTGTTCATGCTGCCATTGATACTGGTAATACAG TTATCCTACATGAGCTACTGAGCAATCACAAAGATTTGATCAAGTACTCGTTGGACGAAGAAGGTCGAACACCACTGCCTTATGCAGCCTTGACAGGTAACCTTGAAGTGGTTGAGTACTTGATGCAGGACAAGGAATTCGAGGATTGTGCATACGAAATTGATAAGGAAGGCTCCTTACCAATTCACAAAGCAGCAAGTGGAGGAAATATAGAGGTCATCAATATACTAGGCAAAGCGAAGCAATTGCTAAATAATAAAGATCAAAATGTCCTTCATTTAGCGGCTGCAAGTGGCAGATCTCAAGCAGTCTCTCATGTCTTGAAAAATTGGAATGACTTAGACTTGGAAAttttcatcaatcaaaaagatgTAGATGGAAACACTCCTTTGCATTTGGCAAGTCAACACTTCCATCCAAGGGTAGTGTACCTTTTAACGAGGGACAAGAGATGCAAGTGCAAATTGAAGAACAAAGACGGGTTAACAGCTCTTGATTTGGCTGAGATTCATTGTGGATCATTGCCTACTTTTGAAGCG CGTCTAACTTGGATGACGCTGAGGTATGTCAATGCACCACGAAGCACacaatcaacaaggattaaGTTTGTGAAAAGGGAAGGAATGGAAGTgttgaaaattaataaagagAACGACAAATATGAGTTGGAAACCTACAAGGGTAGAGTCGACACTCTTTTACTAGTAGCCACACTGGTGGCAACTGTGACATTTGCAGCAGGGTTCACTCTTCCAGGAGGATACGAGCAAtctgatccaaacaaaggtatgGTTGTGCTAACCCAAAATTGGGCGTTCAAGGTGTTTGTATTCACCAATACATTTGCAATGTACAGCTCAATTTTGGTTGTTGTGAGCCTTATTTGGGCTCAATTGGGTGACCTTAAGTTGGTTTTGATCTCCATGAGATTCGCAATGCCATTGCTTATAATTTCACTAGCTATGATGTCCTTAGCCTTCATGATGGGCCTATTTGCAGTGTTGAAGACCATAACTTGGCTTTCGTATGTGGTTTTTGGAATGGGATCGCTCTTTGTTCTAATTGTGCTTGGTCTTTCTATTCCACTTTACAATCCTTCCTATATCAAAAATCCGGTAAAACGGTTTTTCTTCTCTaagattttgttgttgttgttgttagtgTGTGAAAAGAAAACCGTTGAGCATACCTAA